The following coding sequences lie in one Micromonospora sp. R77 genomic window:
- a CDS encoding sugar phosphate isomerase/epimerase family protein, which produces MPIPLACQEQLLPGTTLSDKFALATSLGYHGIELRGRGDLAFARRLPELRRARSDGVVMPTVCVEMDHFIGDFDPERSRDAVRNLRSQLSVIAELGGLGAMTPAAWGMFSRRLPPFDPPRSPAGDRQVLVDALGELGEHARAEGVTLFLEPLNRYEDHMVNRLDEAVALCAAVGLPSVRVVADTYHMNIEEDDGPEALRAAAPYLGHVQVSDSNRHQPGAGHLDWSGLLGALHEIGYPGWLALECRLRGDPLRALRQAATVLRDAEPRRAAA; this is translated from the coding sequence ATGCCCATCCCACTCGCCTGCCAGGAGCAGCTGCTCCCCGGCACCACGCTGTCCGACAAGTTCGCCCTCGCCACCAGCCTCGGCTACCACGGCATCGAGCTGCGTGGCCGGGGTGACCTCGCGTTCGCCCGCCGGCTGCCGGAGCTGCGCCGCGCCCGGTCCGACGGCGTCGTCATGCCCACCGTCTGCGTCGAGATGGACCACTTCATCGGCGACTTCGACCCGGAGCGCTCCCGCGACGCGGTCCGCAACCTGCGCTCCCAGCTCTCGGTGATCGCCGAACTCGGCGGTCTCGGCGCGATGACCCCCGCCGCCTGGGGGATGTTCTCCCGCCGGCTGCCACCGTTCGACCCGCCCCGGTCACCGGCCGGCGACCGGCAGGTGCTCGTCGACGCCCTCGGCGAGCTGGGCGAACACGCCCGCGCCGAGGGGGTCACCCTCTTCCTGGAACCCCTCAACCGGTACGAGGACCACATGGTCAACCGGCTCGACGAGGCGGTTGCCCTCTGCGCCGCCGTCGGCCTGCCCTCGGTCCGTGTCGTCGCGGACACCTACCACATGAACATCGAGGAGGACGACGGTCCCGAGGCGCTGCGCGCCGCCGCGCCGTACCTCGGGCACGTCCAGGTCAGCGACTCCAACCGCCACCAGCCCGGCGCCGGGCACCTGGACTGGTCGGGCCTGCTGGGCGCGCTGCACGAGATCGGCTACCCCGGCTGGCTGGCGCTGGAGTGCCGGCTGCGCGGCGACCCGCTGCGCGCCCTGCGGCAGGCCGCCACCGTGCTGCGGGACGCCGAGCCCAGGCGGGCCGCGGCGTGA